A single genomic interval of Lentimicrobium saccharophilum harbors:
- the cysN gene encoding sulfate adenylyltransferase subunit CysN, with amino-acid sequence MSEFSTKGYLDMELLRFTTAGSVDDGKSTLIGRLLYDSKSIFEDQLEAVKRASIRRGNEHIDLALLTDGLRAEREQGITIDVAYRYFATPKRKFIIADTPGHIQYTRNMVTGASTANAAIILIDARNGVTEQTCRHSYIASLLQIPHVIICINKMDLVDYSQQVYERIRLEFNNFANKLKLREVTYVPISALHGDNVVDASQNMPWYAGGTLRHVLEHIEIGNDHNLVDARFPVQHVIRPLSDEFHDYRGYAGRVAGGVFRPGDEVIVLPSMLSSKIRSIDIYKGALPEAWPPMSVTLTLEDDIDISRGDMLVKEENMPLITQDIEVMMCWMNEKPLQINGKYAVKHTTRDVRCIIQEVKYKVNVNTLEKIPDDLSVGLNDIACVRLRTTKPLFVDPYNVNRRTGALIIIDEATNNTVGVGMVGTNHLLNGG; translated from the coding sequence ATGAGTGAATTTTCGACCAAAGGATATCTGGATATGGAACTGCTCCGGTTTACAACTGCCGGAAGCGTGGATGACGGTAAAAGCACCCTGATCGGCCGTTTGCTCTACGACAGCAAATCCATCTTTGAAGACCAGCTTGAAGCGGTTAAGCGGGCCAGTATCCGCCGCGGTAATGAGCATATTGACCTGGCCCTCCTTACCGATGGGCTCAGGGCCGAAAGGGAGCAGGGGATCACCATCGATGTGGCTTACCGTTACTTCGCCACACCCAAACGGAAATTTATCATTGCCGATACGCCGGGTCATATTCAGTATACCCGGAATATGGTTACCGGCGCTTCTACCGCCAATGCTGCCATTATCCTGATTGACGCCAGAAACGGCGTTACAGAACAAACCTGTCGCCATTCTTATATTGCTTCATTGCTGCAGATCCCCCATGTGATTATCTGCATCAACAAAATGGACCTGGTCGACTACAGTCAGCAGGTTTATGAACGAATCAGGCTGGAATTCAACAATTTTGCCAATAAACTGAAGCTGCGTGAGGTTACCTATGTCCCTATCAGCGCCCTGCACGGCGACAATGTTGTGGATGCCTCACAGAATATGCCATGGTATGCAGGCGGTACGCTCCGGCATGTGCTTGAACATATTGAAATCGGTAATGACCATAACCTTGTGGATGCGCGTTTTCCCGTTCAACATGTAATCAGGCCTTTATCGGATGAATTTCATGATTACCGGGGTTACGCCGGCAGGGTAGCCGGAGGGGTTTTTCGGCCCGGGGATGAAGTGATTGTTCTTCCTTCCATGCTCAGCAGCAAGATCAGGTCCATTGATATTTACAAAGGGGCCCTTCCCGAAGCATGGCCGCCTATGTCAGTTACACTTACCCTCGAAGACGATATCGACATCAGCAGGGGCGATATGCTGGTGAAAGAGGAAAATATGCCCTTGATAACACAGGACATTGAAGTTATGATGTGCTGGATGAATGAAAAACCTTTGCAGATCAATGGAAAGTATGCGGTAAAACATACCACCCGAGATGTTCGTTGCATCATTCAGGAGGTCAAATACAAGGTAAATGTCAATACACTGGAAAAAATTCCGGATGATCTTTCCGTCGGGCTGAACGACATTGCCTGCGTCCGGCTTCGCACTACCAAACCCCTATTTGTCGATCCTTACAATGTTAACCGGAGAACCGGTGCCCTGATTATTATTGACGAAGCCACCAACAATACCGTTGGGGTGGGCATGGTTGGCACCAATCATTTGCTGAACGGGGGGTAG
- the cysD gene encoding sulfate adenylyltransferase subunit CysD — MKNKFTLTHLEELEYESIYVIREVAAQFERPVLLFSGGKDSIVMTHLAVKAFWPGKLPFPLLHIDTGHNFEETIVYRDNLVKKLGAQLIVGSVQESIDTGRVVEEKGATASRNILQTTTLLDTIEKYKFDAAMGGGRRDEEKARAKERFFSHRDEFGQWDPKNQRPELWNIFNGRKNLGEHFRVFPISNWTEMDVWQYIMKEEIELPEIYFTHQREVFNRDGVWLAKAPFMTLKENEHYETKTVRCRTIGDISCTGLTLSAANNIEEIIDEIAATRVTERGGRADDMRSEAAMEDRKKEGYF, encoded by the coding sequence ATGAAAAATAAGTTTACACTTACCCACCTTGAAGAGCTGGAGTACGAATCCATCTATGTTATCCGTGAGGTAGCTGCCCAGTTTGAGCGGCCAGTCCTGCTGTTTTCGGGTGGTAAGGATTCGATCGTGATGACCCATCTGGCTGTCAAGGCCTTCTGGCCGGGAAAACTGCCATTTCCGCTGCTGCACATCGATACCGGTCATAATTTTGAAGAAACCATCGTTTACCGCGATAACCTGGTGAAGAAACTCGGGGCGCAGCTTATTGTCGGCTCTGTTCAGGAAAGTATAGATACAGGCCGGGTAGTTGAAGAAAAGGGGGCTACCGCCAGCCGTAACATACTTCAGACAACCACCCTGCTTGATACCATCGAAAAGTATAAATTTGATGCTGCCATGGGCGGTGGCCGGCGTGATGAGGAAAAAGCCAGGGCAAAGGAACGGTTCTTCTCCCACCGCGATGAGTTCGGACAGTGGGATCCTAAAAACCAGCGTCCGGAGTTGTGGAACATCTTTAATGGCCGGAAAAACCTGGGAGAGCATTTCAGGGTGTTTCCCATCAGCAACTGGACCGAAATGGATGTATGGCAGTACATCATGAAGGAAGAAATAGAGTTGCCGGAGATCTATTTCACCCATCAGCGCGAAGTATTCAACAGGGATGGCGTCTGGCTTGCCAAAGCCCCCTTTATGACCCTGAAGGAGAATGAACATTACGAAACCAAAACGGTCAGATGTCGTACGATCGGGGATATCTCGTGTACCGGCCTTACCCTTTCCGCAGCCAATAATATTGAGGAGATTATTGATGAAATAGCGGCCACCAGGGTTACCGAAAGGGGCGGCAGGGCCGATGATATGCGCTCGGAAGCCGCCATGGAAGACCGGAAAAAGGAGGGCTACTTCTGA
- the cysC gene encoding adenylyl-sulfate kinase: protein MSETGYRQIMEKRFGQKARVIWLTGLPCSGKTTLGAGLEKALLDQGFHVRLLDGDVTRRGLCSDLGFSAIDREENIRRVAEISKLFVESGIITINAFITPTERLRKLALNIIGSDNLVSVFVNAPVEVCEARDVKGMYRKARRGEISDFTGVSAPFEIPQNPDYEIETTSKAPEQNIAELLGFIVPKIKFEA from the coding sequence ATGAGTGAAACCGGATACAGGCAGATCATGGAAAAGCGTTTCGGGCAGAAGGCCAGGGTAATCTGGCTGACCGGCCTTCCATGCTCGGGCAAGACCACGCTGGGTGCCGGCCTTGAGAAAGCCTTGCTTGATCAAGGCTTTCATGTGAGGTTACTCGACGGGGATGTCACACGGAGAGGGCTTTGCAGTGATCTTGGTTTTTCAGCCATCGACAGGGAAGAGAATATCAGGCGGGTTGCCGAAATTTCAAAACTTTTTGTTGAAAGCGGCATCATCACCATCAATGCATTTATTACTCCAACAGAAAGGCTGCGCAAGCTTGCCCTGAATATCATCGGATCAGATAATCTGGTCAGTGTATTTGTGAATGCTCCTGTTGAGGTTTGTGAAGCCCGTGATGTCAAAGGGATGTACCGGAAAGCGCGCAGGGGCGAAATTTCCGATTTCACCGGGGTCAGCGCCCCCTTTGAAATCCCTCAGAACCCCGACTATGAGATTGAAACAACCTCCAAGGCTCCGGAGCAGAATATTGCCGAACTCCTCGGGTTCATCGTTCCAAAAATCAAGTTTGAAGCATGA
- a CDS encoding GumC family protein: MENYIKEMNQEESIDFKQLFFKFYRYWYFFIITIFIAMIIAFLFNKYTEPVYKVSTTVMVKDDKTGFDPQALLGLGNLKSNQNLNNEIGVLKSRSLVNRAIRALDFRVSYFLEDNFVTRELYTQSPFTVVFDTAFPQPAGLRFNLKILPENQYSLSTEGEAAFLYSFSSNRQLEDISKQVAISGTFGFGQEIKGRYHNFKIILNPNYVPKEHLGKNMFFMFNKTEDLARQFMDYTIEPINREASIVEISMRSNNMHKAADFLNMLTTAYLQRSLEKKNQIATNTINFIDDQLLGISDSLQMAEMNLQQFRTTNEVMNLDFQSQQVFTMMRDLEERKAELIVKNEYYLYLQNYLRNNEDNIDGLTVPSSMGIDDPVLTTLINELTRLYAERGEALLTAREKNPIIASFDDRIRVNKRTLEENIKNIVNTSNIAIRDINNRINQLSTRINRLPGTQRALFGIERKFKLNDAIYTYLLEKRSEAQITRASNMPDNEVIDEATVDQLQPVFPKKTLNYTIAFLLGLVFPVVYVLGKDYFNDKLIDKKDLESLTSLPMIGHVIHNSKESQIVVAEYPKSSISESFRSIRTNLSYYAQNKEKQVILITSTMVSEGKTFTAINLASIFALYGKKTLLMGYDLRKPKIYQDFGLSNTEGISSFLIHRSDLQGIIQKSPLDNLDIVMAGPVPPNPAELIASDRNDELIDGLKEIYDFIIIDTPPVGLVTDAFLLMKYADVKVFVVRQNYTNKKVFGSIIADIESRNIPNMTILVNDVKMDKNSYGYGYGYGYGYGYGYGYGSGYGYGYYTDDQEPEEEGLVDKMFRKT, from the coding sequence GTGGAGAATTATATCAAAGAAATGAACCAGGAAGAATCGATTGATTTCAAACAATTATTCTTCAAATTTTACCGCTATTGGTATTTTTTCATCATCACCATCTTTATCGCGATGATCATCGCTTTTCTGTTCAACAAATACACCGAACCGGTGTATAAGGTGAGCACTACAGTGATGGTAAAAGATGACAAAACTGGTTTTGACCCCCAGGCGTTGCTGGGGCTGGGTAATCTGAAAAGCAATCAGAATCTTAATAATGAGATAGGCGTGCTGAAGAGCAGGTCATTGGTAAACAGGGCAATTCGGGCGCTGGATTTCAGGGTTTCCTATTTTCTGGAAGACAATTTTGTTACCCGCGAGTTGTATACCCAATCCCCTTTTACTGTAGTTTTTGATACGGCCTTTCCCCAGCCAGCGGGGCTGAGGTTTAACCTGAAGATTCTGCCTGAAAATCAATACTCCCTATCCACCGAAGGAGAAGCTGCCTTTCTGTATAGTTTTTCCAGCAACAGGCAGCTGGAGGACATCAGCAAGCAGGTAGCCATCAGCGGTACCTTTGGATTCGGGCAGGAGATCAAGGGACGTTACCACAATTTTAAAATTATACTTAATCCGAATTATGTCCCTAAAGAACATCTGGGGAAAAATATGTTTTTCATGTTCAACAAAACAGAGGATCTTGCCAGGCAATTTATGGATTATACCATTGAGCCGATCAACAGGGAGGCCTCTATTGTTGAAATTTCAATGAGGAGCAACAATATGCACAAGGCTGCCGACTTTCTGAATATGCTTACGACAGCATATCTTCAGCGGAGTCTTGAAAAAAAGAACCAGATTGCTACCAATACCATCAACTTTATTGACGATCAGTTGCTCGGGATTTCCGACTCGCTTCAGATGGCCGAAATGAACCTGCAGCAGTTCAGGACTACCAACGAGGTGATGAACCTTGATTTCCAGTCGCAGCAGGTATTTACCATGATGCGTGACCTTGAAGAAAGGAAGGCCGAGTTGATCGTTAAAAATGAATACTATCTGTATTTGCAGAATTACCTCCGGAATAATGAAGATAATATTGATGGTCTCACCGTCCCGTCTTCAATGGGTATAGACGATCCTGTACTGACTACACTGATCAATGAACTGACCCGTTTGTATGCCGAACGGGGTGAAGCCCTGCTGACTGCCCGTGAAAAAAATCCGATCATTGCATCATTTGACGACCGGATCAGGGTGAATAAGCGAACCCTTGAAGAGAACATCAAAAATATTGTAAATACCTCCAATATTGCAATCAGGGATATCAACAACCGCATCAATCAACTGTCAACACGGATCAACCGCTTGCCGGGAACGCAACGGGCCTTGTTTGGAATTGAGCGTAAATTCAAATTGAACGATGCCATCTACACCTATTTGCTGGAAAAGAGATCTGAGGCCCAGATTACCCGGGCTTCGAATATGCCTGACAATGAAGTGATTGATGAGGCAACCGTAGATCAGTTGCAGCCTGTTTTCCCGAAGAAAACGCTCAATTACACCATCGCATTTCTGCTTGGTCTGGTTTTCCCGGTCGTTTACGTACTTGGCAAGGATTATTTCAACGACAAACTGATTGATAAGAAGGATCTTGAGAGCCTGACATCACTCCCTATGATCGGGCATGTGATCCACAACAGCAAAGAGAGTCAGATTGTTGTGGCAGAATATCCGAAGTCGTCCATTTCAGAGTCGTTCAGGTCAATCAGGACCAACCTCAGCTATTATGCACAGAATAAGGAAAAGCAGGTAATTCTGATCACTTCGACCATGGTCAGCGAAGGGAAGACCTTTACCGCAATCAACCTGGCTTCCATCTTTGCCCTCTACGGAAAGAAAACCCTGCTGATGGGCTACGACCTGCGTAAACCCAAGATATATCAGGATTTCGGATTGTCGAACACCGAAGGGATAAGCTCTTTCCTTATTCACCGGAGCGATCTGCAGGGCATCATCCAGAAATCGCCGCTTGATAACCTTGATATCGTGATGGCCGGACCGGTTCCACCGAACCCGGCAGAACTGATTGCTTCGGACCGCAACGACGAGTTGATTGACGGACTGAAGGAGATCTATGACTTCATCATTATCGATACCCCGCCGGTGGGTCTGGTAACGGATGCCTTCCTGCTGATGAAATATGCCGATGTAAAGGTATTCGTCGTCCGTCAGAACTATACCAACAAGAAAGTATTTGGTTCAATCATCGCGGATATCGAGTCCAGAAACATCCCCAACATGACCATTCTGGTGAATGATGTAAAAATGGACAAGAATTCCTATGGTTACGGTTACGGCTATGGTTATGGCTATGGTTACGGATATGGCTACGGATCGGGTTACGGATACGGATACTATACCGATGACCAGGAACCTGAAGAGGAAGGCCTGGTTGATAAAATGTTCAGGAAGACCTGA
- a CDS encoding polysaccharide biosynthesis/export family protein, translated as MKRILFFVFIALMATSCVSLKKVKYLQDAENYSKGDKTEFPNSHTTDYRVQPGDNLYIDVKSLDTKTSNPFLANQTMGYQMSTEAGVYLNSYLVNDSGYINFPVVGKVMVKGLTVNDVRDRLQKVVDEYFQFTTVTVKLVNFKISLLGEVERPGTYQVYQNSINVFQAISLGGDLTNFANRKKISVIRKTKDGSSIHTINLLKSDILTSDAYYLQPDDIVYVEPMSNKNFTFEAFPYAILFSTISTTLLILNFLK; from the coding sequence ATGAAACGTATTTTATTCTTTGTGTTTATCGCCCTTATGGCAACTTCCTGTGTTTCCCTGAAAAAAGTTAAATATCTGCAGGATGCTGAAAATTACAGTAAGGGTGATAAAACGGAATTCCCAAACAGTCATACTACCGATTACAGGGTGCAGCCAGGTGACAACCTTTACATTGATGTAAAAAGCCTGGACACCAAGACAAGCAATCCTTTCCTTGCAAACCAGACAATGGGATACCAGATGTCAACGGAGGCCGGGGTTTATCTGAACAGTTACCTGGTGAATGATTCGGGGTATATTAATTTTCCGGTAGTTGGAAAGGTTATGGTTAAAGGGTTGACGGTTAATGATGTCAGAGACAGGCTTCAGAAAGTGGTGGATGAATATTTTCAGTTTACTACAGTTACAGTAAAACTGGTAAATTTCAAGATCAGCCTGTTGGGCGAAGTTGAGAGGCCCGGAACTTACCAGGTATATCAGAACAGCATCAATGTTTTCCAGGCCATCAGTCTGGGGGGGGATCTGACAAATTTTGCCAACAGAAAAAAAATTTCCGTGATCCGGAAAACAAAAGATGGGTCAAGCATACATACCATCAACCTGCTGAAATCCGACATCCTCACCTCGGATGCATATTATCTTCAGCCTGATGATATTGTTTACGTGGAGCCAATGAGCAACAAGAATTTCACTTTTGAAGCATTCCCCTATGCAATTCTTTTTTCAACCATTTCAACAACATTGCTTATCCTGAACTTTTTAAAATAA
- the miaB gene encoding tRNA (N6-isopentenyl adenosine(37)-C2)-methylthiotransferase MiaB: protein MDQKRKLYIETYGCQMNFSDTQIVGSIMTDHDFETTGNIAEADLIFVNTCSIRDNAEKRVRARLQEFKRYKKQKPGLIIGVLGCMAERLKEQLISEEKMVDVIVGPDAYRDLPRLLNIAEGGQKAINVILSADETYADINPVRPDSNGVSAFISIMRGCENFCSYCVVPYTRGRERSRDPQTIVKEAEDLFSQGYREVTLLGQNVNSYKWDDGTGFAKLLERVALVNPLLRVRFATSHPKDLTDELLHTMAAHPNICRSIHLPVQSGSDRILKLMNRKYDSSWYRQRIEAIRRILPGCAISTDIITGFCSETEQDHQETLEMMKWAAYDYAFMFKYSERPDTLAHKKYKDDVPEAVKGTRLQEIIDLQQELSFRSNHADIGRTFEVLAESLSRKSGKELSGRNSQNKVVVFPRENYKPGDYVRVRVTACTPATLKGEAVAE from the coding sequence GTGGATCAGAAACGTAAGCTTTATATAGAGACCTATGGCTGTCAGATGAATTTTTCTGATACCCAGATTGTGGGTTCCATCATGACCGATCATGACTTTGAAACCACCGGCAACATTGCGGAGGCCGATCTTATCTTCGTGAATACCTGCTCAATAAGGGACAATGCAGAAAAGCGCGTGAGGGCCCGCCTGCAGGAGTTCAAGCGGTACAAAAAGCAGAAACCCGGTCTGATTATCGGCGTACTGGGTTGTATGGCCGAAAGACTCAAGGAGCAGTTGATCAGCGAGGAGAAAATGGTGGATGTGATCGTTGGGCCCGACGCCTATCGCGACCTGCCGCGTTTGCTGAATATTGCCGAGGGCGGTCAGAAGGCGATCAATGTCATTCTTTCGGCCGATGAAACCTATGCAGATATCAATCCTGTAAGGCCCGACAGTAACGGGGTATCGGCCTTTATCTCCATTATGCGGGGTTGCGAAAATTTCTGTTCATATTGCGTGGTGCCTTATACCCGCGGCCGGGAGCGCAGCCGTGACCCGCAGACCATCGTCAAAGAAGCTGAAGATCTTTTCAGCCAGGGATATCGCGAAGTGACCCTGCTGGGACAGAATGTAAACTCGTATAAATGGGATGACGGAACCGGGTTTGCAAAACTTCTGGAACGTGTTGCACTGGTGAATCCCTTGCTTCGGGTGCGTTTTGCAACTTCTCACCCCAAAGACCTGACCGATGAGCTGTTGCATACCATGGCAGCCCACCCGAATATCTGCCGGTCAATACACCTGCCGGTTCAATCGGGCAGCGACCGCATCCTCAAACTGATGAACCGGAAGTACGACAGCAGCTGGTATCGTCAGCGCATTGAAGCCATCAGGCGTATTCTGCCCGGCTGCGCCATTTCCACAGATATTATTACCGGTTTTTGCAGCGAAACGGAGCAGGATCACCAGGAGACCCTGGAGATGATGAAATGGGCTGCCTATGATTATGCATTTATGTTTAAGTACTCTGAAAGACCTGATACACTGGCTCATAAGAAATATAAGGATGATGTTCCCGAAGCGGTGAAAGGCACCCGCCTTCAGGAAATTATCGACCTTCAGCAGGAATTGTCATTCCGCAGCAACCATGCGGATATTGGTAGAACCTTTGAGGTACTGGCAGAAAGTTTGTCACGAAAATCAGGGAAAGAACTTTCGGGACGAAACAGCCAGAATAAAGTGGTGGTTTTCCCCAGGGAGAATTATAAACCGGGAGATTATGTCAGGGTCAGGGTAACTGCCTGCACTCCGGCGACTTTAAAGGGGGAGGCTGTTGCGGAATAA
- the topA gene encoding type I DNA topoisomerase translates to MIKNLVIVESPAKAKTIEGFLGKDFTVKSSFGHVRDLSKKQLGVDIEHDFKPKYEISGDKVKLVKELKKLASEAEIVWLASDEDREGEAISWHLTEALGLDKSKTRRIVFHEITKSAITEAIQNPRGIDKNLVDAQQARRVLDRLVGFEISPVLWRKVKPALSAGRVQSVAVRLIVEREEEIKSFKSSYNYRVTATFILPGEEGQPKIAAELSRRFPEKPEALEFLNTCVGADYQVADTETRPAKKSPAPPFTTSTLQQEASRKLGFSVAKTMMVAQQLYEAGKITYMRTDSVNLSSLAINMAKEEITSLYGEKYVKTRQYATKSKGAQEAHEAIRPTYMNHREVSGDASQKKLYDLIWKRTIASQMSDAELERTTVTISISKSPEKFVAKGEVIRFDGFLKVYLESTDDENTDSEEGILPPLKTGQPLSLIEMLATQKFSQQPPRYTEASLVKKLEELGIGRPSTYAPTISTIQKREYVVKEDRPGVQRSFDLLKLKNGKISESVKTETSGQEKNKLFPTDIGSLVNSFLVQYFENILDYNFTASVEKEFDEIAQGQKVWNQMIREFYYPFAKQVKETLEKSEKVKGERLLGTDPESGKNVYVKIGRFGPMVQIGESEDAEKPRFASLKKGQSIESLALQEALKLFDFPRTIGEYEDAEMTVAIGRFGPYVKHKSAFYSLAKTDDPASIDAERAVELIEEKRKKEKERVIRIFEEDPEVQVLNGRYGPYIAIGKSNYRIPKSTDPASLTLEQCREIAAKSDAAPKTPGKGKFRKK, encoded by the coding sequence ATGATCAAAAACCTGGTGATCGTAGAATCCCCTGCAAAAGCAAAAACCATTGAAGGCTTCCTTGGTAAGGATTTCACTGTTAAGTCGAGTTTCGGCCATGTACGCGACCTTTCAAAGAAGCAACTCGGAGTAGACATTGAACACGATTTTAAGCCCAAATATGAAATTTCCGGCGACAAGGTTAAGCTAGTGAAGGAGTTGAAAAAACTGGCTTCCGAGGCTGAAATTGTCTGGCTTGCTTCCGATGAAGACCGTGAAGGGGAAGCCATTTCGTGGCACCTTACCGAAGCCCTCGGGCTGGATAAATCAAAAACCAGGCGGATTGTATTTCATGAAATCACCAAAAGTGCCATCACCGAAGCCATACAAAATCCAAGGGGCATCGATAAAAACCTGGTGGATGCGCAGCAGGCGCGCCGGGTGCTCGACCGTCTGGTAGGATTTGAAATCTCACCGGTGCTGTGGAGGAAAGTAAAACCCGCGCTTTCAGCCGGCAGGGTGCAGTCGGTAGCGGTCAGGCTGATCGTGGAGAGGGAGGAAGAAATCAAATCATTCAAGAGTTCATACAACTACCGGGTTACTGCCACATTTATCCTTCCGGGCGAAGAAGGTCAGCCGAAAATTGCTGCCGAACTCAGCCGTCGCTTTCCCGAGAAACCGGAAGCCCTGGAATTCCTGAACACCTGCGTGGGAGCAGACTATCAGGTAGCCGATACCGAAACCCGCCCGGCAAAAAAATCGCCCGCTCCGCCATTTACCACCTCCACCCTGCAGCAGGAGGCCAGCCGCAAACTGGGTTTCTCCGTGGCCAAAACCATGATGGTGGCCCAACAGCTTTACGAAGCCGGAAAAATCACCTATATGCGTACCGACTCCGTAAACCTGTCGTCACTCGCCATCAATATGGCCAAAGAGGAAATAACTTCGCTATACGGTGAGAAGTATGTTAAAACCCGCCAGTACGCCACCAAATCGAAAGGCGCCCAGGAGGCCCACGAAGCCATCAGGCCTACTTATATGAATCACCGGGAAGTTTCGGGCGATGCATCTCAGAAAAAACTTTACGACCTGATCTGGAAACGCACCATTGCTTCGCAGATGAGTGATGCCGAACTGGAGCGTACCACCGTGACCATCAGCATTTCAAAATCGCCGGAAAAATTTGTCGCTAAGGGTGAAGTAATCAGATTCGACGGCTTCCTGAAGGTTTATCTCGAATCGACGGATGACGAAAATACTGATTCGGAAGAGGGGATACTTCCTCCGCTGAAAACCGGACAACCCCTCAGCCTGATTGAAATGCTGGCCACGCAGAAATTTTCGCAGCAACCCCCGAGGTATACTGAGGCCAGCCTGGTAAAAAAGCTGGAGGAACTGGGCATTGGCAGACCTTCAACCTATGCTCCGACCATCTCAACCATCCAGAAAAGGGAATATGTGGTAAAGGAAGACCGGCCCGGAGTTCAGCGCAGCTTTGACCTGCTGAAACTGAAAAACGGAAAAATCAGTGAATCGGTAAAAACCGAAACTTCGGGACAGGAAAAGAACAAACTATTTCCTACCGATATCGGCTCGCTGGTAAACTCTTTTCTGGTACAGTATTTTGAAAATATCCTTGACTACAACTTCACGGCCAGCGTGGAAAAGGAATTTGATGAAATCGCGCAGGGACAGAAAGTCTGGAACCAGATGATCAGGGAATTCTACTATCCTTTTGCCAAACAGGTGAAAGAGACCCTTGAGAAATCGGAGAAGGTCAAAGGAGAACGCTTGCTCGGAACCGATCCTGAATCAGGCAAAAACGTGTATGTAAAAATCGGTCGCTTTGGCCCTATGGTGCAGATCGGCGAATCGGAAGACGCTGAAAAGCCGCGCTTTGCAAGCCTGAAAAAGGGACAAAGCATTGAATCGCTCGCCCTTCAGGAAGCCTTGAAGCTGTTTGATTTCCCACGAACCATCGGCGAATACGAAGATGCGGAAATGACCGTGGCCATCGGCCGGTTCGGGCCCTACGTAAAACATAAATCTGCCTTCTATTCCCTGGCAAAGACCGACGACCCGGCTTCCATTGATGCCGAACGGGCGGTTGAACTGATAGAAGAAAAGCGCAAAAAAGAAAAAGAGCGCGTAATCCGGATTTTCGAAGAAGATCCTGAAGTCCAGGTGCTCAACGGCCGCTACGGGCCCTATATTGCCATCGGCAAATCCAACTACAGGATCCCCAAAAGCACCGATCCCGCTTCTCTTACACTGGAACAGTGCAGGGAAATTGCCGCGAAATCGGATGCCGCCCCGAAGACCCCCGGAAAAGGAAAGTTCAGAAAAAAGTAA
- a CDS encoding formimidoylglutamase, with translation MDISIYFEPLPDELFDGAETISHPRIGQQILAYRQNADFPEAADVDIAIIGVVEDRAAVKNEGCADAANEVRKQLYRLFPGSWTARIADLGNIRQGFTIEDTYYALSSAVSYLVANKILPVIIGGGQDLTYAMYKGYEKLEQIINMAAVDPMFDLGETQSELDSHTYLSRIIMQRPNYLFNYTNLGYQTYFVDQPALDLMKKLLFDSYRLGLLTADMKETEPLVRNADMLSFDMGAIRAADAPGNANAGPNGFTGDQACQIARYAAMSDKLSSIGFFEYNPAYDRRGITAQLLAQMIWYVFEGFNARKKDIPSRESDAFIRYTVPTSDFSDGILFLKSRKSDRWWMEVICGADNRRKYANHYIVPCTYEDYQTACNNEIPDRWWQVYQKLM, from the coding sequence ATGGATATCTCCATCTATTTTGAACCATTGCCTGATGAGCTGTTTGATGGTGCCGAAACCATTTCGCATCCGCGCATCGGACAACAAATACTCGCTTACCGTCAGAATGCTGATTTCCCGGAAGCGGCTGATGTTGACATCGCCATCATAGGCGTGGTGGAAGATCGGGCCGCGGTGAAGAACGAAGGCTGCGCCGATGCTGCCAACGAGGTGAGAAAACAGCTTTACCGGCTGTTTCCCGGTTCCTGGACGGCACGTATTGCCGACCTGGGCAACATCAGGCAGGGATTTACCATTGAAGATACTTACTATGCGCTATCTTCCGCTGTTTCATACCTTGTTGCAAACAAGATCCTCCCGGTCATCATCGGTGGAGGCCAGGACCTGACGTATGCCATGTACAAAGGGTATGAGAAGCTGGAGCAGATCATTAATATGGCGGCCGTGGATCCGATGTTCGATCTTGGTGAAACACAGTCGGAACTGGATTCTCATACCTATCTCAGCCGCATCATCATGCAGCGGCCCAACTACCTGTTCAACTACACCAACCTCGGGTATCAGACCTACTTTGTCGATCAGCCGGCGCTCGACCTGATGAAGAAACTGCTTTTCGACAGCTACCGGCTGGGCCTGCTTACCGCCGACATGAAAGAGACCGAGCCGCTGGTGCGCAATGCAGATATGCTTTCCTTCGATATGGGCGCTATCAGGGCTGCCGATGCCCCGGGCAATGCCAATGCCGGCCCCAACGGTTTTACCGGAGATCAGGCATGCCAGATCGCACGCTATGCCGCCATGAGCGACAAACTTTCCTCTATCGGATTTTTCGAATATAACCCTGCATACGACCGCAGGGGAATCACGGCACAATTGCTTGCACAGATGATCTGGTATGTGTTTGAGGGCTTTAATGCCCGGAAAAAGGATATCCCCTCCCGCGAGAGCGATGCTTTCATCCGTTATACCGTGCCTACCAGCGATTTCAGCGACGGCATCCTTTTTCTGAAAAGCCGCAAAAGCGACCGCTGGTGGATGGAAGTAATCTGCGGCGCCGACAACCGCCGGAAATATGCCAATCATTACATCGTTCCATGCACTTACGAAGATTACCAAACCGCCTGCAACAACGAAATTCCCGACCGCTGGTGGCAGGTGTATCAGAAACTGATGTGA